In Ipomoea triloba cultivar NCNSP0323 chromosome 7, ASM357664v1, a single genomic region encodes these proteins:
- the LOC116025255 gene encoding probable aquaporin TIP1-1 has protein sequence MPIHQIAFGSHEELRQPGNLKAALAEFICTLIFVFAGQGSGMAFSKLTNDGPSTPSGLIAAAIAHAFALFVAVSVGANISGGHVNPAVTFGAFVGGNITFFRGVLYVIAQLLGSTAACFLLEFATGGMSTGAFGLSGVSVWSALIFEIVMTFGLVYTVYATAVDPKKGDLGTIAPIAIGFIVGANILAGGAFTGASMNPAVSFGPAVVSWTWTHHWVYWAGPIIGGGIAGVVYELFFITHHTHEPLPRGEF, from the exons ATGCCGATCCACCAAATCGCGTTCGGGAGCCACGAGGAGCTCCGGCAGCCGGGCAACCTGAAGGCGGCCCTGGCGGAGTTCATATGCACCCTCATTTTCGTGTTCGCCGGCCAGGGCTCAGGCATGGCCTTCTCCAAGTTGACTAACGACGGCCCTAGCACCCCCTCCGGCCTTATCGCCGCCGCCATTGCCCACGCCTTCGCTCTCTTCGTGGCTGTTTCCGTCGGAGCCAACATCTCCGGTGGCCACGTCAACCCCGCCGTCACCTTCGGGGCCTTCGTTGGCGGCAACATCACCTTCTTCCGCGGCGTCCTCTACGTCATCGCTCAGCTTCTTGGCTCCACCGCCGCCTGCTTCCTCCTCGAGTTCGCCACCGGCGGCATG TCAACTGGGGCTTTTGGTCTGTCCGGAGTGTCAGTATGGAGCGCTCTAATCTTCGAGATTGTGATGACCTTCGGGCTGGTGTACACCGTATATGCCACCGCCGTGGACCCAAAGAAGGGAGATCTGGGAACCATTGCACCAATCGCCATTGGTTTCATTGTTGGAGCCAACATTCTGGCCGGCGGGGCCTTCACCGGCGCGTCCATGAACCCAGCAGTCTCATTCGGGCCGGCGGTAGTGAGCTGGACCTGGACCCACCACTGGGTGTACTGGGCCGGGCCCATCATCGGCGGCGGGATCGCCGGCGTCGTCTACGAGCTCTTCTTCATCACCCACCACACCCACGAGCCCTTGCCCCGTGGAGAATTCTAA
- the LOC116026169 gene encoding superoxide dismutase [Cu-Zn], chloroplastic — MLAACVAAMAAHTILSSATVASHSLLFPVSAPNASPLHSSFHGVSLKVNNKPTHQSLSLRAVSAPKPLTVVASSKKAVAVLKGTSNVEGVVTLTQDADGPTTVKVRITGLTPGLHGFHLHEFGDTTNGCISTGPHFNPNGLTHGAPEDEVRHAGDLGNIVANAEGVAEATIVDSQIPLSGPNSVVGRALVVHELEDDLGKGGHELSLSTGNAGGRLACGVVGLTPI; from the exons ATGCTCGCCGCCTGTGTGGCAGCCATGGCCGCGCACACTATCCTCTCTTCCGCCACCGTCGCCTCCCACTCTCTCCTCTTCCCCGTCTCCGCCCCCAACGCTTCTCCGCTCCACTCCTCTTTCCACGGCGTCTCCCTCAAAGTCAACAACAAACCTACTCACCAATCGCTCTCCCTCCGCGCCGTCTCCGCCCCCAAGCCCCTCACCGTCGTCGCCTCCTCCAAGAAGGCCGTCGCTGTACTCAAAGGCACCTCCAATGTTGAAGGCGTCGTCACTCTCACACAAGACGCCGATG GTCCTACCACTGTGAAAGTTCGTATAACTGGGCTTACTCCTGGACTTCATGGATTTCATCTT CATGAGTTTGGTGATACGACAAATGGGTGCATTTCTACAG GACCACATTTTAATCCCAATGGGTTGACACATGGAGCTCCTGAGGACGAAGTCCGTCATGCGGGTGACCTGGGAAACATAGTGGCTAATGCCGAAG GTGTTGCTGAAGCAACAATCGTCGATAGCCAG ATACCATTAAGTGGTCCAAACTCAGTTGTTGGAAGAGCTTTAGTTGTACATGAACTTGAGGATGACCTTGGAAAGG GTGGCCATGAGCTTAGTCTCTCTACTGGAAATGCAGGTGGACGGTTGGCATGCG GTGTGGTCGGTTTGACTCCAATATAA
- the LOC116024219 gene encoding zinc finger protein ZAT5-like, translated as MKAEFQDFADQMMPCKGPRTKRPRASPPVGVAVDSSPSRDGDSTKHPPVGVAFDSSPSEDSGSSLVHSPASSCSQMSMATQEDENMAHCLILLAKSAGNDVKVERISCRKSSDADTAAAVATVTAVATTTSVYECKTCNRKFPSFQALGGHRASHSKPKLIPEDHKKSTPLDHQEIQDKTLEKTNKTKIHECLICGSLFFSGQALGGHMRRHRPLHINTTTTMKDASMEDDDDKEKPKPVFTLDLNLPAPDDDEADDEDTTMFEFSDKQQSSAFSTSAMVDCHY; from the coding sequence ATGAAGGCTGAGTTTCAAGATTTTGCCGATCAGATGATGCCGTGCAAAGGGCCGCGTACTAAACGTCCCCGGGCATCGCCCCCGGTTGGGGTGGCTGTTGATTCTAGCCCTTCCCGGGATGGTGATAGTACTAAGCATCCCCCAGTTGGTGTGGCCTTTGATTCTAGCCCTTCGGAGGATAGTGGTTCGTCGCTTGTTCATTCTCCGGCAAGTTCTTGTAGTCAGATGTCCATGGCAACCCAGGAAGACGAGAACATGGCGCATTGCTTGATTCTCTTGGCAAAAAGTGCAGGTAATGATGTTAAGGTAGAGAGAATTAGTTGCCGGAAATCCTCTGACGCTGACACGGCCGCCGCTGTGGCCACTGTGACCGCAGTGGCCACCACCACAAGTGTTTACGAGTGCAAGACATGCAACCGGAAATTCCCATCATTTCAAGCTCTTGGTGGCCATAGAGCAAGTCACAGTAAGCCCAAACTCATACCGGAGGATCACAAAAAATCCACACCGCTCGATCACcaagaaattcaagacaaaacaCTCGAGAAAACAAACAAGACTAAGATTCACGAGTGTTTGATTTGTGGGTCACTGTTCTTTTCGGGCCAAGCCTTGGGTGGCCACATGAGAAGACACAGGCCACTACACATCAACACCACTACTACCATGAAGGATGCTTCCatggaggatgatgatgataaagAGAAGCCTAAACCTGTTTTCACACTTGATCTTAACTTACCTGCTCCAGATGACGATGAAGCTGATGACGAAGATACAACCATGTTTGAATTCTCAGACAAGCAACAAAGCTCTGCTTTCTCCACCTCGGCTATGGTGGATTGTCATTACTAA
- the LOC116026168 gene encoding pheophorbide a oxygenase, chloroplastic, translating into MASSLSPTLHTLSVLSPLRSSLSPHPNKALSFRGGRRRSAVPPLRVAAPPTTPPQASEESEEDPILGSDERDEVVSQMDEDDSSSKFNWRDHWYPVSLVEDLDPALPTPFQLLNREIVLWFDKSSSQWVAMDDKCPHRLAPLSEGRLDENGHLQCSYHGWSFDGCGSCTRIPQAASEGPEARAVKSPRACATKLPAMVSQGLLFVWPDENGWERAAATKPPMLPEDFDKPEFATVTIQRDLYYGYDTLMENVSDPSHIDFAHHKVTGRRDRAKPLPFKMESSGPWGYAGANSDNPKISAKFIAPCYAINKIEIDTKLPVFGDKKWVVWICSFNVPMAPGKTRSIVCSARNFFQFTMPGPAWWQVFPRWQEHWTSNKVYDGDMIVLQGQEKIFLSKSRESSADINKEYTKLTFTPTQADRFVLAFRNWLRRHGNGQPEWFGSVEQLLLPSTVLSKRQMLDRYEQHTLKCSSCKSAYKTFETLQKFLIGVVVCCSATAGIPSDIRYRIILGALAIVSAGLAYTLFELQKNFVFVDYVHAEIED; encoded by the exons ATGGCTTCTTCGCTCTCTCCCACTCTCCACACTCTCTCAGTTCTCTCTCCCCTTCGCTCCTCGCTCTCTCCGCACCCTAATAAGGCGTTGAGTTTCCGAGGGGGAAGGAGGAGGAGCGCTGTGCCCCCTCTTCGCGTGGCGGCGCCGCCCACCACGCCGCCTCAGGCGTCCGAGGAAAGTGAGGAGGACCCAATTTTGGGATCGGATGAAAGGGATGAAGTTGTGAGCCAGATGGACGAAGATGATTCGTCTTCTAAGTTCAATTGGCGGGACCATTGGTACCCGGTTTCCCTAGTGGAAGATCTCGACCCGGCTCTGCCCACCCCTTTTCAGCTCCTTAACCGCGAGATCGTTCTCTGGTTCGATAAATCCAGCTCCCAGTGGGTCGCCATGGACGACAAATGCCCCCACCGCCTCGCTCCTTTATCT GAAGGGAGATTAGACGAGAACGGGCATTTGCAGTGCTCGTACCACGGGTGGTCGTTTGATGGGTGTGGGTCTTGTACGAGGATCCCGCAGGCTGCCTCTGAGGGACCGGAGGCGCGTGCGGTTAAGTCGCCGAGGGCATGCGCTACCAAGCTTCCGGCTATGGTGTCTCAGGGACTTCTGTTTGTTTGGCCTGACGAGAATGGGTGGGAGCGAGCTGCTGCCACTAAGCCCCCCAT GTTGCCTGAAGATTTTGATAAGCCTGAGTTTGCAACAGTGACGATCCAGCGTGATCTGTATTATGGGTATGATACTTTGATGGAGAATGTGTCAGACCCTTCTCACATTGATTTTGCACATCACAAG GTTACTGGTAGGAGAGATAGAGCCAAGCCGTTGCCATTCAAAATGGAATCTTCAGGACCTTGGGGTTATGCTGGTGCAAATAGTGATAACCCTAAAATTAGTGCCAAGTTTATTGCTCCTTGCTATGCGATTAATAA AATAGAGATTGACACAAAGCTTCCAGTTTTTGGAGATAAAAAATGGGTAGTTTGGATTTGCTCTTTCAATGTACCCATGGCACCGGGGAAGACCCGCTCAATTGTCTGTAGTGCTCGAAACTTCTTCCAGTTCACGATGCCAGGGCCTGCCTGGTGGCAG GTATTTCCGAGATGGCAAGAGCATTGGACTTCAAATAAGGTGTACGATGGAGATATGATTGTGCTTCAAGGTCAAGAAAAGATCTTcctttcaaagtcgagggagtCCTCTGCAGATATTAATAAAGAATATACAAAACTCACGTTCACGCCTACACAAGCTGACCGCTTTGTCTTGGCGTTTCGGAATTGGCTTAGGCGGCATGGAAATGGTCAGCCAGAGTGGTTCGGTAGCGTTGAGCAACTACTGTTGCCATCTACCGTCTTGTCCAAACGTCAG ATGCTGGACAGATATGAGCAGCACACACTGAAATGCTCGTCTTGTAAAAGCGCGTACAAAACATTTGAGACGTTGCAAAAGTTTTTGATTGGTGTGGTCGTTTGCTGTTCTGCAACAGCCGGAATCCCTTCTGACATCAGATACCGAATTATTTTGGGCGCCCTGGCGATTGTAAGTGCTGGCTTGGCTTACACCTTATTTGAACTCCAGAAAAATTTTGTTTTCGTTGATTATGTACATGCTGAAATCGAAGATTAA
- the LOC116024980 gene encoding cyclin-dependent kinases regulatory subunit 1-like, which yields MGQIQYSEKYFDDTYEYRHVVLPPEVAKLLPKNRLLSENEWRAIGVQQSRGWVHYAIHRPEPHIMLFRRPLNYQQQQENPSQQSVLAQ from the exons ATGGGTCAGATCCAGTATTCCGAGAAGTACTTCGATGATACCTACGAGTACAG GCATGTGGTTCTTCCGCCAGAAGTGGCAAAGCTCCTTCCGAAGAATCGGCTTCTCTCCGAA AATGAATGGAGGGCTATAGGGGTTCAGCAGAGCCGGGGATGGGTTCATTATGCTATTCATCGACCAGAGCCACACATCATGCTCTTCCGGAGGCCACTGAACTATCAACAGCAACAAGAGAACCCGTCTCAGCAAAGCGTGCTTGCCCAGTGA